The proteins below are encoded in one region of Girardinichthys multiradiatus isolate DD_20200921_A chromosome 19, DD_fGirMul_XY1, whole genome shotgun sequence:
- the LOC124885079 gene encoding uncharacterized protein LOC124885079 isoform X3 — translation MPGRGRTRGPSSDPDERDAVEEGGAVGGVFDMEEKGSEPTLSDLASLLRAHLGQQKAKEDYWTREAAKQEQKFEELEKLFSWFKSEIQSQTTSPVRPTQPPDPGLAASLQHSLSGSANADQLEVEARKIPLFQKTEGGT, via the exons ATGCCTGGAAGAGGACGAACAAGAGGACCCAGCTCTGATCCAGATGAAAGAGATGCTGTTGAGGAAGGTGGAGCTGttggtggagtgtttgacatGGAAGAGAAGGGGAGTGAACCAACACTTTCAGATTTGGCTAGTCTTCTCAGAGCCCATCTAGGACAACAGAAGGCCAAGGAGGACTACTGGACCAGAGAAGCTGCTAAGCAAGAACAGAAATTTGAGGAACTGGAAAAACTGTTCAGCTGGTTTAAAAGTGAGATTCAATCTCAGACCACTTCCCCAGTGCGGCCTACACAACCACCTGATCCTGGACTAGCAGCTTCCCTGCAACACAGTCTATCAG gTTCTGCAAATGCAGACCAGCTGGAGGTGGAAGCCAGGAAGATACCATTATTCCAAAAGACTGAGGGGGGGACTTAA
- the LOC124885079 gene encoding uncharacterized protein LOC124885079 isoform X2: MPGRGRTRGPSSDPDERDAVEEGGAVGGVFDMEEKGSEPTLSDLASLLRAHLGQQKAKEDYWTREAAKQEQKFEELEKLFSWFKSEIQSQTTSPVRPTQPPDPGLAASLQHSLSGDLLYAHSPAPKLQKRSEEDDIEHFLITFERMASACRWPRTDWAFHLIPLLTGKARSAFVHMDVDLSMIYDQVKLAILQKYEINSETYRQRFRSLQVEPEETPKELYIRLKELYSKWVQPNGKTLEQINEIIILEQYLRMLSSELQVWIKEHNPKTAKKAAELADVFVAARRRNLSWAFQSWKKDGCKQSSAQQVSAVGKPPVKRFDTKFQGKKPVCYLCGQEGHTKPMCPQNAVKLSQMCFVSREETQNAGSTQPLMETYVKLNGQTLKALIDTGSTQTLVQQR, encoded by the exons ATGCCTGGAAGAGGACGAACAAGAGGACCCAGCTCTGATCCAGATGAAAGAGATGCTGTTGAGGAAGGTGGAGCTGttggtggagtgtttgacatGGAAGAGAAGGGGAGTGAACCAACACTTTCAGATTTGGCTAGTCTTCTCAGAGCCCATCTAGGACAACAGAAGGCCAAGGAGGACTACTGGACCAGAGAAGCTGCTAAGCAAGAACAGAAATTTGAGGAACTGGAAAAACTGTTCAGCTGGTTTAAAAGTGAGATTCAATCTCAGACCACTTCCCCAGTGCGGCCTACACAACCACCTGATCCTGGACTAGCAGCTTCCCTGCAACACAGTCTATCAGGTGACCTTCTCTATGCACATTCTCCGGCACCTAAATTACAAAAACGTAGTGAAGAGGATGACATTGAACACTTTCTCATTACTTTTGAAAGAATGGCTTCTGCCTGCAGGTGGCCGAGAACTGACTGGGCTTTTCACTTAATACCTCTGCTAACAGGCAAGGCTAGAAGTGCCTTTGTGCATATGGATGTTGATTTGTCTATGATCTATGACCAAGTTAAACTAGCTATTTTGCAGAAGTATGAGATTAACAGTGAAACCTACAGGCAAAGATTTCGCTCGCTTCAGGTAGAGCCTGAAGAAACTCCAAAAGAGCTCTACATAAGGCTGAAGGAGCTTTATAGTAAATGGGTGCAACCTAATGGTAAAACACTGGAACAAAtcaatgaaataattattcttGAACAGTATTTAAGAATGTTGTCATCAGAGCTACAGGTGTGGATAAAGGAACATAATCCAAAGACTGCAAAGAAGGCTGCTGAACTGGCTGACGTGTTTGTGGCTGCTAGGAGGAGGAACCTGTCTTGGGCTTTCCAAAGCTGGAAAAAGGATGGCTGCAAGCAATCATCAGCCCAACAGGTTTCAGCTGTGGGTAAGCCCCCTGTGAAAAGATTTGACACCAAATTTCAGGGGAAGAAGCCTGTCTGTTACTTATGTGGACAGGAGGGTCACACCAAACCAATGTGCCCTCAAAATGCTGTTAAATTGTCCCAGATGTGTTTTGTGTCAAGGGAAGAGACTCAAAATGCTGGATCAACGCAGCCATTAATGGAGACGTATGTGAAGCTCAATGGTCAGACACTGAAAGCACTGATTGATACAGGGAGTACACAGACCTTGGTCCAGCAAAG ATGA
- the LOC124885079 gene encoding uncharacterized protein LOC124885079 isoform X1, whose amino-acid sequence MPGRGRTRGPSSDPDERDAVEEGGAVGGVFDMEEKGSEPTLSDLASLLRAHLGQQKAKEDYWTREAAKQEQKFEELEKLFSWFKSEIQSQTTSPVRPTQPPDPGLAASLQHSLSGDLLYAHSPAPKLQKRSEEDDIEHFLITFERMASACRWPRTDWAFHLIPLLTGKARSAFVHMDVDLSMIYDQVKLAILQKYEINSETYRQRFRSLQVEPEETPKELYIRLKELYSKWVQPNGKTLEQINEIIILEQYLRMLSSELQVWIKEHNPKTAKKAAELADVFVAARRRNLSWAFQSWKKDGCKQSSAQQVSAVGKPPVKRFDTKFQGKKPVCYLCGQEGHTKPMCPQNAVKLSQMCFVSREETQNAGSTQPLMETYVKLNGQTLKALIDTGSTQTLVQQRFCKCRPAGGGSQEDTIIPKD is encoded by the exons ATGCCTGGAAGAGGACGAACAAGAGGACCCAGCTCTGATCCAGATGAAAGAGATGCTGTTGAGGAAGGTGGAGCTGttggtggagtgtttgacatGGAAGAGAAGGGGAGTGAACCAACACTTTCAGATTTGGCTAGTCTTCTCAGAGCCCATCTAGGACAACAGAAGGCCAAGGAGGACTACTGGACCAGAGAAGCTGCTAAGCAAGAACAGAAATTTGAGGAACTGGAAAAACTGTTCAGCTGGTTTAAAAGTGAGATTCAATCTCAGACCACTTCCCCAGTGCGGCCTACACAACCACCTGATCCTGGACTAGCAGCTTCCCTGCAACACAGTCTATCAGGTGACCTTCTCTATGCACATTCTCCGGCACCTAAATTACAAAAACGTAGTGAAGAGGATGACATTGAACACTTTCTCATTACTTTTGAAAGAATGGCTTCTGCCTGCAGGTGGCCGAGAACTGACTGGGCTTTTCACTTAATACCTCTGCTAACAGGCAAGGCTAGAAGTGCCTTTGTGCATATGGATGTTGATTTGTCTATGATCTATGACCAAGTTAAACTAGCTATTTTGCAGAAGTATGAGATTAACAGTGAAACCTACAGGCAAAGATTTCGCTCGCTTCAGGTAGAGCCTGAAGAAACTCCAAAAGAGCTCTACATAAGGCTGAAGGAGCTTTATAGTAAATGGGTGCAACCTAATGGTAAAACACTGGAACAAAtcaatgaaataattattcttGAACAGTATTTAAGAATGTTGTCATCAGAGCTACAGGTGTGGATAAAGGAACATAATCCAAAGACTGCAAAGAAGGCTGCTGAACTGGCTGACGTGTTTGTGGCTGCTAGGAGGAGGAACCTGTCTTGGGCTTTCCAAAGCTGGAAAAAGGATGGCTGCAAGCAATCATCAGCCCAACAGGTTTCAGCTGTGGGTAAGCCCCCTGTGAAAAGATTTGACACCAAATTTCAGGGGAAGAAGCCTGTCTGTTACTTATGTGGACAGGAGGGTCACACCAAACCAATGTGCCCTCAAAATGCTGTTAAATTGTCCCAGATGTGTTTTGTGTCAAGGGAAGAGACTCAAAATGCTGGATCAACGCAGCCATTAATGGAGACGTATGTGAAGCTCAATGGTCAGACACTGAAAGCACTGATTGATACAGGGAGTACACAGACCTTGGTCCAGCAAAG gTTCTGCAAATGCAGACCAGCTGGAGGTGGAAGCCAGGAAGATACCATTATTCCAAAAGACTGA